One part of the Neodiprion virginianus isolate iyNeoVirg1 chromosome 3, iyNeoVirg1.1, whole genome shotgun sequence genome encodes these proteins:
- the LOC124300727 gene encoding uncharacterized protein LOC124300727, which yields MTGCSVRGCSNSREKGFLMKTLPTDPDRRRLWLTAINRPALMKSKAPALCEVHFDNDCWEMPGVGGKRKLKDDAMPTLFLNYVGRKQRDDVPIVTPPPNYVFEVMVPDLIIQTDMTRVNQQHAVITPSSNYVYEVMVPELIVKADVNKSTEEPKPQSSNTDHEHCNKLYDRCYQRLMYLKKKLKAYRAENKRLRALTCDGDTCKGILNDAEIEILEKRYKRCEKWSKDTLEQALWLKLACGNAGYTQLRKQNIPLPSLQTLAHMRHVEFDC from the exons ATGACTGGGTGTTCAGTTCGAGGATGTTCGAATTCCCGAGAAAAAGGTTTTCTAATGAAAACATTACCAACCGATCCAGATAGGAGAAGACTTTGGCTGACAGCTATCAATCGGCCTGCTCTTATGAAGAGTAAAGCACCTGCTTTATGTGAG GTACATTTTGACAATGATTGCTGGGAAATGCCGGGTGTTGGTGGGAAACGGAAGCTGAAAGATGATGCAATGCCAACCCTCTTCCTGAATTACGTTGGCAGAAAACAGCGTGATGATGTGCCAATTGTTACTCCACCTCCAAATTATGTATTCGAAGTAATGGTTCCCGACCTAATCATCCAAACAGACATGACCAGGGTGAACCAGCAACACGCAGTTATTACTCCATCTTCAAACTATGTATATGAAGTGATGGTTCCAGAACTAATCGTCAAGGCAGATGTGAACAAGTCGACAGAAGAACCAAAACCTCAAAGTTCAAACACAGATCACGAacattgtaataaattatatgacAGATGCTACCAAAGATTGAtgtacttaaaaaaaaaattaaaagcgtATCGAGCTGAAAATAAGCGGTTGCGAGCCTTGACTTGTGATGGAGATACATGTAAAGGCATCCTGAATGATGCCGAGATagaaatacttgaaaaaagaTATAAGAGGTGTGAAAAGTGGTCCAAAGATACATTAGAACAAGCTTTGTGGCTCAAGTTAGCGTGTGGAAATGCTGGATACACTCAactaagaaaacaaaatattccACTGCCATCACTGCAAACACTAGCCCACATGCGACACGTTGAATTTGACTGCTGA